The following are from one region of the Ptychodera flava strain L36383 chromosome 15, AS_Pfla_20210202, whole genome shotgun sequence genome:
- the LOC139151243 gene encoding calcium-regulated heat stable protein 1-like, with protein MSSTPEKSPTSPPSQSPRSPFLVPSPIVTRRTRTYSTSKAASEGPIKTGVIKEFCRHKGHGFITPDDKSSTEPMFVHISDIEGEYIPVVGDQITYKECLVPPKKLKKQAVEVIITHLAPDVKHYRWEDPEG; from the exons ATGTCATCAACTCCGGAGAAGAGTCCCACGTCGCCTCCCTCCCAGTCTCCGAGGAGCCCCTTTCTTGTTCCAAGCCCCATAGTAACAAGACGTACAAGGACATACTCCAC ATCTAAAGCTGCGTCAGAGGGACCAATCAAAACGGGTGTTATTAAAGAATTTTGCCGACACAAAGGACATGGATTTATAACTCCTGATGACAAATCCAGCACTGAACCGATGTTTGTTCACATATCAGA TATTGAAGGCGAGTACATCCCCGTTGTGGGTGACCAGATCACATACAAGGAGTGCCTAGTGCCACCCAAGAAACTAAAGAAACAGGCAGTAGAAGTGATCATTACACATCTGGCACCAGACGTGAAGCACTATCGTTGGGAAGACCCCGAGGGCTGA